GGCCGCGGCCGGGGGCCGCGGCGATGCCGAGACGCGGCAGCTGCCCGTGGCGGCCTTTCTGGCCGAGCCGGTGGCCATCCAGCGGCGCCTGCTGGAGGAGGCCCTGTGGGGACTGGGCTGCCGGCCCGGCTGCCGGCAGATCGAGGCCCTGCGGGCTCTGGCTGCGGCACCGGCCGGCCAGCGGCTGCATCTGGCCGGGGGGCTGCGGGCCAGCCGCCAGGGCGCGCTGCTGGTGCTCGCCTTTCCCTACGGCCGGGGGGCCGGCCGGGGGGAAGGCCCGCCTTCGCCGGCGCCAGGCTTCCGGGTCCTGCTCCCCGAGCCGGGGGAGGTTCCGGTGCCCGAGCTGGCCGGTCGCTTGGCCTTCCGGCTGCTGCCGGCCACGGCGGTGGCCGCGGCGGGACCGGCCATGCGCCTGGCCGCCGATGATGTCGCCTTCCCCCTGGAGATCCGCTCCCTGCAGCCGGGGGATCGCTTCCGGCCCGAAGGCGCGCCGGGCAGCAAGAAGGTGGCCCGCTTTCTGTCCGACCTCCGGGTGCCCCGAGCGGAGCGCTGGCGGGTGCCGGTGCTCCTGGCTGGCCAGCGCATCCTGGCCCTGGTGGGGATACGACCGGACGAGCTCTGCCGCATCCGGCCGGCCACCGCCACGGTGCTGGAGATCCGCTGGCAGGGCCCGCCGTTGCCCGGGCCAGGCCGGTGATGGCAGGAATCCCTGCCGTGACCGGATGCGAACCGGATCTTTACGGAGCGGCCGGTTCGTGGTAATCTCTCGACCTCACTTGGCACGGATAGGGGTGGGCGGGTAGCTCAGTTGGATAGAGCGTTGGCCTCCGGAGCC
The Thermodesulfobacteriota bacterium DNA segment above includes these coding regions:
- the tilS gene encoding tRNA lysidine(34) synthetase TilS → AAAGGRGDAETRQLPVAAFLAEPVAIQRRLLEEALWGLGCRPGCRQIEALRALAAAPAGQRLHLAGGLRASRQGALLVLAFPYGRGAGRGEGPPSPAPGFRVLLPEPGEVPVPELAGRLAFRLLPATAVAAAGPAMRLAADDVAFPLEIRSLQPGDRFRPEGAPGSKKVARFLSDLRVPRAERWRVPVLLAGQRILALVGIRPDELCRIRPATATVLEIRWQGPPLPGPGR